A genomic stretch from Rhodospirillales bacterium includes:
- the nudC gene encoding NAD(+) diphosphatase, with amino-acid sequence MPATNFYSGYPLHRAHSRRAETGWLQAIQSGRDVRVLALWRNRHHVQDEVTPQPLWQQGALAREIVKSADDTVFLGERDAVPHYACDISAADDPLADILAGTGGVFADLRSLAPLVTRDDGAIMAAARGLLYWHRRARWCGKCGSPTSSIDAGHARVCDRPTCGERWFPRVDPAVIMLVTHKDRCLLGRQATWPPGMHSTLAGFVEIGESMEETVIREVAEEAGLRVVGRPEYRHSQPWPFPSSLMLGFRAETADDQLQIDEDELEQASWFTREELRASPENETFRLPGKVSIARRLVEEWISEA; translated from the coding sequence ATGCCTGCCACCAACTTCTACAGCGGATATCCACTGCACCGGGCCCACTCGCGGCGCGCCGAAACCGGCTGGCTCCAGGCCATTCAATCCGGCCGCGATGTGCGCGTGCTCGCGCTGTGGCGCAACCGCCATCACGTTCAGGACGAAGTCACCCCGCAGCCGCTCTGGCAGCAGGGGGCGCTCGCCCGGGAGATTGTGAAGTCCGCGGATGACACCGTCTTTCTCGGCGAGCGTGACGCCGTGCCGCACTATGCATGCGACATCTCGGCGGCCGACGACCCGCTGGCCGACATCCTTGCCGGGACCGGGGGCGTGTTTGCCGATCTGCGGTCCCTGGCGCCGCTGGTGACCCGCGACGACGGAGCGATCATGGCGGCCGCCCGCGGTCTGCTGTACTGGCACCGGCGCGCGCGATGGTGCGGGAAGTGCGGCTCGCCGACATCGTCGATCGACGCCGGGCACGCCCGCGTCTGCGATCGACCGACGTGCGGCGAACGCTGGTTTCCCCGGGTCGACCCGGCGGTCATCATGCTGGTTACGCACAAGGATCGGTGCCTGCTGGGCCGCCAGGCGACGTGGCCGCCCGGCATGCATTCCACGCTCGCGGGCTTCGTCGAGATCGGTGAGAGCATGGAGGAGACCGTCATTCGCGAAGTCGCTGAGGAGGCAGGGCTGCGCGTCGTTGGCCGCCCCGAGTACCGCCACTCCCAGCCGTGGCCCTTCCCCTCGTCGCTGATGCTGGGATTTCGGGCCGAGACCGCAGACGATCAACTGCAGATCGACGAGGACGAACTGGAACAGGCCAGCTGGTTCACCCGCGAGGAACTGCGCGCGAGCCCCGAGAACGAGACCTTTCGGCTGCCCGGGAAGGTGTCGATCGCGCGTCGGTTGGTGGAGGAATGGATCAGCGAAGCGTGA